The Parabacteroides sp. AD58 genome includes a window with the following:
- a CDS encoding DUF6261 family protein, protein MSNIAKIESSSCQRYSNALHVGFHQHILNILDSLLTDIRAKLHISEEMLSIYKGLIDREVELNRKSYASTYTLTMDEEEAERDRLLSMLFFMVSNAMGSTKGNTKSAAQKIDIVLRPYKGIQNQADDAETSLIKGLLVDLRKEENSEAVAALNLEPILTNLETANNAFDLAKNERTSENSLSQNGTTVEVRKKTDAIYQDICTLVYASALMATGEEDREFCISIIDEMNRVIANFKTSYKQSQAQKEARKQQAEEGTAEEENKNPDGTDDGNLEFVPVD, encoded by the coding sequence ATGAGTAATATTGCAAAAATTGAAAGTAGTTCATGCCAACGGTATAGCAATGCCTTGCATGTCGGTTTTCATCAGCATATCTTAAATATTTTAGATTCGCTGCTGACGGACATACGGGCAAAATTGCACATTTCGGAAGAAATGCTGAGTATATATAAGGGATTGATCGATCGGGAAGTGGAATTAAATAGAAAGAGTTACGCCAGTACTTATACACTTACCATGGATGAGGAAGAAGCCGAGCGCGACCGTCTGTTGTCGATGTTGTTCTTCATGGTTTCAAATGCAATGGGATCGACAAAGGGAAATACCAAGTCGGCTGCCCAGAAAATCGATATCGTACTTCGCCCGTATAAGGGAATCCAAAATCAGGCAGATGATGCGGAAACATCCTTGATTAAGGGCTTACTCGTCGATTTGCGGAAAGAAGAGAATTCGGAAGCGGTCGCGGCGTTGAACCTCGAACCTATCTTGACCAACCTCGAAACAGCCAACAATGCTTTTGATTTGGCCAAAAACGAGCGGACTTCAGAAAATTCCCTGTCGCAAAATGGAACTACGGTAGAAGTCCGTAAGAAAACAGACGCGATTTATCAGGACATCTGTACGTTGGTGTATGCTTCTGCCTTGATGGCCACTGGTGAAGAGGACAGGGAGTTTTGTATTTCCATCATCGACGAAATGAACCGTGTCATTGCCAACTTTAAGACCAGCTACAAGCAGAGCCAGGCACAGAAAGAAGCTCGCAAACAGCAGGCGGAAGAGGGCACAGCGGAAGAGGAAAACAAGAATCCCGACGGTACTGACGACGGGAACTTAGAGTTCGTCCCGGTGGACTAA
- a CDS encoding carboxypeptidase-like regulatory domain-containing protein, translating to MKSPVLSLFHLLLVTFLMAGYFVEPLRAQVTADTSRYVTIEGMVRDQNDRKRLEFVHVTVPGTPIGTVTNSEGVFSIKIKRSLQARQILFTHVGYKNQRIPIDSLDQSGLKIYLTPTTQQLSDLIVRGGDARFIVEEAMQRVSSNYAQSATLQTGFYRETAQKRRRYISISEAVIDVYKTAYTQKNIEHDRVQVLKGRKLLSPKPGDTLVVKLLGGPTLPVFVDIAKNPDLVLDPLVMPCYAFEMQEITWLNERPHYVIRFYPQVVLSFALYEGLLYIDQERLSISRAEFNLDMSDLDKATEAILRKKPFGLRFKPMEVSFLVTYREHERHSYINYVRNEIRFKCDWKRRLFSTTYTIVSEMVATDNRPATGNIPYKASFKSNHSLSDRVKDFADEEFWGDYNIIEPTESLENAVHKLKKQQERAAHR from the coding sequence ATGAAGTCTCCTGTTTTATCACTCTTTCATCTTCTGCTGGTAACATTTTTAATGGCCGGCTATTTTGTTGAACCATTAAGAGCACAAGTCACGGCCGATACCAGCCGATATGTCACCATCGAAGGAATGGTGCGCGACCAGAACGACCGGAAAAGACTGGAGTTTGTGCACGTCACCGTACCGGGTACACCTATCGGCACCGTTACCAACAGCGAAGGTGTGTTCTCTATCAAGATCAAACGGTCACTGCAGGCCAGACAGATTCTTTTCACACATGTAGGCTACAAAAACCAGCGCATTCCGATTGATTCACTCGACCAGTCTGGACTGAAAATCTACCTGACACCTACTACCCAACAACTCAGCGACCTGATCGTGCGGGGAGGCGATGCCCGTTTTATCGTTGAAGAAGCCATGCAACGGGTAAGCAGCAATTATGCCCAGTCTGCCACCCTGCAAACGGGGTTCTACCGGGAGACAGCCCAGAAAAGAAGACGCTACATCTCGATCTCAGAAGCTGTAATTGACGTTTACAAGACAGCATATACGCAGAAGAACATCGAGCACGACCGCGTGCAAGTATTGAAAGGAAGAAAACTATTGAGCCCGAAGCCAGGCGATACATTAGTGGTCAAGCTGTTGGGCGGCCCTACATTGCCGGTGTTTGTCGATATTGCAAAAAATCCGGATTTAGTACTCGATCCGCTTGTTATGCCTTGTTATGCCTTTGAGATGCAGGAAATCACCTGGCTAAACGAACGGCCGCATTATGTGATCCGTTTCTATCCGCAAGTAGTCTTGTCGTTTGCCCTGTATGAAGGCTTGCTATACATTGACCAAGAACGGTTGTCGATTAGTCGGGCCGAGTTCAACCTCGACATGAGCGACCTTGACAAAGCCACGGAAGCTATTCTACGGAAAAAGCCGTTCGGCCTCCGCTTCAAACCCATGGAAGTGTCTTTCTTAGTCACTTACCGGGAGCACGAAAGACATTCCTATATAAATTATGTACGGAATGAAATCCGCTTCAAATGCGACTGGAAACGACGGTTATTCTCGACCACCTACACCATCGTCTCTGAAATGGTAGCGACCGACAACCGGCCGGCCACGGGAAATATTCCGTATAAAGCCTCTTTCAAGTCGAATCATTCGCTTTCCGACCGAGTAAAAGACTTTGCCGACGAAGAATTCTGGGGAGATTATAACATCATCGAGCCAACCGAATCGTTAGAGAATGCCGTCCATAAGCTCAAAAAGCAACAGGAGCGGGCCGCCCATCGGTAA
- a CDS encoding SUMF1/EgtB/PvdO family nonheme iron enzyme, which translates to MVQFAFAQQLPEIRMVDIPAGSFYMGGEGGGENYDELPVHKVNITHPFKMSVTEITNAQFEAFRPEHKTLRGKNGLSLEDDEAVVYVSYVDAMAFCEWLSQKEGKHYRLPTEAEWEYACRAGTYYLYNTGDGLPEAYRKNQQTARDLKPVSLKVGQTPPNAFGLCDMHGNVEEWCLDWYGPYLPGEQNDPAGRTTGDFRVTRGGSHNTPDKYLRSGNRMAMIPDDKHAQTGFRIVESEFTPVATVAPALPPANQQEVNQTDYTWTVVKEPVFKAPVPYVLQPESGSGNPFFSHNHQPAITWCDNGDLLAIWFSADEENGRGMVVLASRLRAGTEQWDRSSLFFKVPDRNMTGSALLNDRQGTLYHLNGVEASGDWQNLMMVMRTSRDNGQTWSAPQIIAPEHTKRHQVIAGTICTREGWLIQPCDAGPGSHDGAAIHISKDGGKTWQDPWDGKPLPEFKEGNTGSTIAGIHAGVVQLKDGSLMALARGNSILNKEGKLRMPMSISKDMGKTWTYYASEFPPIDGGQRLVFMRLNEGPLLLISFTDHPLRTPEAERGLIFPDREGNNYRGYGLYAAVSYDEGKTWPVKRLLTDGATRFLDGGAWTKHFLMDATHAEPRGYMAATQSPDNLIHLVSSRLYYCFNLAWITDGRPAPVAF; encoded by the coding sequence ATGGTACAGTTCGCCTTTGCCCAGCAACTGCCGGAGATTCGGATGGTGGATATTCCCGCCGGTTCTTTCTATATGGGTGGTGAAGGGGGCGGAGAGAATTATGATGAGCTGCCTGTTCATAAAGTAAACATCACTCATCCGTTCAAGATGAGCGTAACGGAGATCACTAACGCCCAGTTTGAAGCCTTTCGCCCGGAGCATAAGACCTTGCGGGGAAAGAATGGACTTTCGCTGGAAGATGATGAAGCGGTGGTGTACGTCAGTTATGTGGATGCGATGGCTTTCTGTGAGTGGCTCAGCCAGAAAGAAGGTAAACACTATCGTCTGCCTACCGAAGCGGAATGGGAATATGCCTGCCGGGCTGGTACGTATTACCTATATAATACGGGTGATGGCCTGCCGGAAGCTTATCGGAAGAATCAGCAGACGGCCCGCGACTTGAAGCCGGTCTCGCTGAAAGTAGGGCAAACACCGCCGAATGCATTCGGACTTTGTGACATGCACGGCAATGTGGAAGAATGGTGTCTGGACTGGTATGGTCCTTATTTACCGGGTGAACAGAACGATCCGGCCGGTAGGACAACTGGAGATTTCCGGGTAACACGTGGCGGCAGCCATAATACGCCGGATAAATACCTGCGTTCGGGCAATCGGATGGCGATGATTCCGGATGATAAGCACGCACAGACCGGTTTCCGGATAGTAGAATCGGAGTTTACTCCGGTAGCGACGGTTGCACCGGCACTTCCTCCGGCTAACCAGCAAGAAGTGAATCAGACAGATTATACCTGGACGGTCGTAAAAGAACCGGTATTCAAAGCGCCGGTTCCTTATGTATTGCAACCGGAATCGGGTAGTGGGAATCCTTTCTTTTCTCATAATCACCAGCCGGCTATTACCTGGTGTGATAACGGCGATCTGCTGGCAATCTGGTTCTCGGCAGATGAAGAAAATGGCCGGGGTATGGTGGTACTGGCTTCCCGTTTGCGGGCGGGAACGGAACAGTGGGACCGTTCTTCCCTCTTCTTTAAAGTGCCTGACCGGAATATGACAGGCTCGGCTTTGTTGAACGACCGTCAGGGTACGTTGTATCATCTGAACGGTGTGGAGGCGTCGGGCGACTGGCAGAATCTGATGATGGTGATGCGTACCAGCCGGGATAACGGACAGACCTGGTCGGCTCCGCAAATCATTGCTCCGGAACACACCAAACGTCATCAGGTCATTGCCGGGACAATCTGTACTCGCGAAGGCTGGCTGATCCAGCCTTGTGATGCCGGACCAGGTAGTCACGACGGGGCAGCCATTCATATCAGCAAAGATGGAGGCAAGACTTGGCAGGATCCGTGGGACGGGAAACCGCTGCCGGAGTTTAAGGAAGGAAATACGGGCTCGACGATAGCCGGTATTCATGCCGGAGTGGTTCAATTGAAAGATGGTTCACTCATGGCGTTGGCACGGGGCAACAGCATTTTGAATAAGGAAGGGAAACTGCGAATGCCAATGAGCATCTCGAAAGATATGGGAAAGACTTGGACGTATTATGCTTCTGAGTTCCCTCCGATTGACGGTGGACAACGTCTGGTCTTTATGCGTCTGAATGAAGGTCCGCTGTTGCTTATTTCGTTTACTGATCATCCGTTGCGTACGCCCGAAGCTGAGCGGGGCTTGATTTTCCCAGATCGGGAAGGAAATAATTACCGGGGGTATGGCTTGTATGCTGCCGTATCGTATGATGAAGGCAAGACCTGGCCGGTGAAACGACTGCTGACTGATGGTGCAACCCGCTTTCTGGATGGTGGCGCCTGGACCAAACATTTTCTGATGGATGCCACACACGCCGAACCCCGTGGCTACATGGCAGCCACACAAAGCCCGGACAATCTGATCCATTTGGTGAGCAGCCGGCTGTATTACTGCTTTAATCTGGCCTGGATTACCGATGGGCGGCCCGCTCCTGTTGCTTTTTGA
- a CDS encoding tetratricopeptide repeat protein has translation MEEIKNLIYAGQVDEAIQRLNAYIQENPDSDEAYYLLGNAWRKKGDNRQALNNYLEAIHRNPDSPAKNAYDMLMDILDFYYKEMYNQ, from the coding sequence ATGGAAGAAATAAAGAATCTGATTTATGCAGGCCAAGTAGATGAGGCCATTCAGCGATTGAACGCTTATATACAGGAAAACCCGGATAGTGATGAAGCCTATTATTTATTGGGAAATGCCTGGCGGAAGAAGGGTGACAACCGGCAGGCACTGAATAATTATCTGGAAGCTATTCACCGGAATCCGGACAGTCCGGCCAAGAATGCCTATGATATGCTGATGGACATCCTGGATTTCTATTATAAAGAAATGTATAACCAGTAA
- the topA gene encoding type I DNA topoisomerase: MQKNLVIVESPAKAKTIEKFLGKDYKVLSSYGHIRDLKTKQFSIDIEHNYAPQYEIPADKKKLVSELKAESKNAEMVWLASDEDREGEAISWHLYEVLGLKPETTRRIVFHEITKTAILHAIETPRSIDMNLVNAQQARRVLDRIVGFQLSPILWRKVKPALSAGRVQSVAVRLIVEREREIQDFVSEAAYRVTANFILPDGKTILKAELNRRLKTKEEAQAFLEACQHATFTIDDISKKPVRKSPAPPFTTSTLQQEAARKLGYSVSQTMMIAQRLYESGLITYMRTDSFNLSDLALGTTKEAILESYGEKYYKFRQYHTKSKGAQEAHEAIRPTYIAKAEIDGTAQERKLYDLIRKRTIACQMADAELERTTISVDISGQKEKFVATGEVVVFDGFLQVYHESTDDDQEKEQGNTLLPAVHLQDALQLKEATATERFTQRPPRYTEATLVRRLEELGIGRPSTYAPTIQTIQNREYVVKGDKEGTERAFTILTLNKKGIQESSKTEMVGADRNKLMPTDIGIVVNDFLMEYFQLVMDYNFTAKVEKEFDAIAEGEENWTKVIDNFYKVFHPIVEQTSAIRTEHKVGERQLGIDPKSGKPVFVKIGRFGPVAQIGESNPDKDNEKPQFATLLKGQSIETITLEEALKLFELPRTVGEYEGKVVVAAIGRFGPFIRHDGKFVSIPKDKNPISITLDEAIELIQQKRAKDENRFIKKFEEEPELEILNGRYGPYIAYKGKNYRIPKTGYTPAEMTLDDCMKLIKEADQKPATKKRVTRKKAE; this comes from the coding sequence ATGCAAAAAAATCTGGTAATAGTGGAGTCTCCGGCCAAGGCAAAAACCATTGAAAAGTTCTTGGGTAAAGACTATAAGGTTTTGTCGAGCTATGGACACATCCGCGACTTGAAAACGAAACAATTCAGTATTGACATTGAGCATAATTACGCTCCTCAATACGAAATTCCGGCAGATAAGAAAAAGCTGGTTTCTGAACTCAAAGCTGAATCTAAGAACGCCGAAATGGTCTGGCTTGCTTCCGATGAGGACCGCGAAGGAGAAGCCATTTCATGGCATTTATATGAAGTCTTAGGACTGAAACCTGAAACAACACGCCGAATCGTTTTCCATGAGATTACCAAGACAGCTATCTTACATGCTATTGAAACGCCACGCAGCATCGATATGAACCTGGTCAACGCCCAACAGGCACGCCGAGTACTGGATCGTATCGTAGGCTTCCAGCTTTCTCCTATTTTGTGGAGAAAAGTCAAGCCCGCCTTATCTGCCGGACGTGTACAATCGGTAGCTGTCCGGCTGATCGTGGAACGAGAACGTGAAATTCAGGATTTCGTATCAGAGGCGGCCTATCGGGTAACAGCAAATTTCATCCTTCCTGACGGTAAGACAATATTGAAAGCAGAATTAAACCGTCGCCTGAAAACGAAGGAAGAAGCACAGGCATTTCTGGAGGCTTGCCAACATGCGACCTTTACCATCGATGATATCAGTAAGAAACCGGTACGGAAATCTCCGGCGCCCCCGTTCACTACATCAACTTTGCAACAGGAAGCGGCCCGAAAATTAGGCTACTCAGTTTCTCAAACCATGATGATTGCCCAGCGTCTGTATGAATCCGGATTAATTACCTATATGCGTACCGACTCATTCAATTTGAGTGACTTAGCTTTAGGGACAACCAAAGAAGCTATTCTGGAATCATACGGAGAAAAATATTATAAGTTCCGCCAGTATCATACAAAGAGCAAAGGAGCACAAGAGGCTCACGAAGCCATTCGTCCGACGTATATTGCCAAGGCAGAAATCGACGGTACGGCCCAGGAACGCAAGTTGTATGATCTGATCCGCAAACGGACTATCGCCTGCCAGATGGCCGATGCCGAATTGGAACGGACTACCATCTCTGTGGATATCAGCGGACAGAAAGAGAAATTCGTAGCTACGGGTGAAGTCGTTGTATTCGATGGATTTCTGCAAGTCTACCACGAAAGTACGGATGACGATCAGGAAAAAGAACAAGGAAACACATTGCTGCCCGCCGTCCATCTGCAAGATGCCTTACAACTGAAGGAAGCAACGGCTACGGAACGTTTCACCCAGCGTCCGCCCCGCTATACAGAAGCGACATTAGTCCGTCGTCTGGAAGAATTAGGTATTGGCCGCCCGTCAACATACGCGCCAACAATCCAGACAATCCAGAACCGGGAGTATGTTGTAAAAGGAGATAAAGAAGGAACTGAGCGTGCATTTACCATCCTGACATTAAATAAGAAGGGGATTCAGGAAAGCAGCAAGACCGAAATGGTCGGAGCCGACCGAAATAAGTTAATGCCTACCGATATCGGCATTGTGGTGAATGACTTCCTGATGGAATATTTCCAATTAGTCATGGACTACAACTTTACCGCCAAGGTAGAAAAAGAATTCGATGCCATTGCCGAAGGTGAAGAAAACTGGACGAAAGTCATTGATAATTTCTACAAGGTATTCCACCCGATTGTTGAACAGACTTCGGCCATCCGCACAGAACATAAAGTGGGCGAACGTCAATTAGGTATTGATCCGAAAAGCGGAAAACCTGTTTTCGTCAAGATCGGCCGTTTCGGTCCGGTTGCCCAGATAGGTGAATCCAATCCGGATAAGGACAACGAGAAACCTCAGTTTGCCACCTTGTTAAAAGGCCAGTCTATTGAAACCATCACATTAGAAGAAGCCTTGAAGTTATTCGAACTGCCACGCACGGTAGGTGAATATGAAGGGAAAGTTGTAGTAGCCGCCATCGGCCGCTTCGGCCCATTCATCCGTCATGATGGCAAGTTCGTTTCTATTCCCAAAGACAAGAATCCGATTTCCATCACCTTAGATGAAGCCATCGAACTGATTCAGCAAAAACGGGCGAAAGATGAGAACCGTTTCATCAAGAAGTTCGAGGAAGAACCAGAGCTGGAAATCTTGAACGGCCGCTACGGACCTTACATTGCGTATAAAGGCAAGAATTACCGGATTCCCAAAACCGGCTATACGCCTGCCGAAATGACTTTGGATGATTGCATGAAGCTGATCAAAGAAGCAGATCAGAAACCGGCGACGAAGAAACGGGTTACCCGCAAGAAAGCAGAATAA
- a CDS encoding outer membrane beta-barrel family protein: MKCSFFALLCLLLICLPIKVQAQTSGEFVIKGQVIDSLSNETVPYATISIASAASPQKSLKLLACDIDGKFETDLKSAGKYILSLQSIGKVPAKKNFTLSVKKKVLDLGILYMHDDSKQLGEVTVTAQRKLVKVELDKLTYSLDDDPEAQTSNTLDMLRKVPMITVDGNDEIQLQGSTNFKIYVNGKPSNMMNNNPADVLKSMPASSIKDIEVITDPGAKYDAEGVGGIINIITTRNVLEGYTASINADASVLERMGAGAYVSAKFGKFGITGNYKYNHENSPWTESSSVRETYASGTNAATLLNQYGRSKRQGPFQFGYVEGSYEIDSLNLLSVGLNLFRGDATNKTEYDVTMTDGADLSNFVYGFNRNSSSTSVFGSTDVNVDYQHSTHKKDELLTFSYRFSHTPNNNESYTDLENIEGVYPQDDLYPRWDINDAASKEHTAQIDYTTPLWKGHTLEVGAKYIFRQSDSETLQQYYNDSTKVWDATYDANSDFRHNQHIYSAYLGYTLKIDKLGIKAGARAEGTSLNAHFAYEPSMDFSTSYFNVVPNLTLSYQINMAQQIRVGYNMRIRRPSIWNLNPYVNTTDPENISYGNPNLDPEKSNRLHMNYSFFNSKFNFNANLSYRFENNAIEQIVKMNNGISETTYDNIGKSKRVGLSLYASYTPIPLLRIMFNGGADYSDLSSSEMALGNTGFSGRMFAGVQFNFPKDWRVDLRGGYFSPRISLQGTRSPMYFTDFAVNKSFLKKKLTVSLTCRNPLWKTIKMESTTDDPAFNMTTVNYMRARDFRISITYRFGTLKDAIKKVKRGISNDDVDSNNGGGEGMM, translated from the coding sequence ATGAAATGTAGTTTTTTTGCTTTGTTGTGTTTGTTGTTGATATGTTTGCCAATAAAAGTACAAGCCCAGACTTCCGGTGAATTTGTGATCAAAGGCCAAGTAATTGATTCATTAAGTAATGAAACAGTACCTTATGCAACCATAAGCATTGCTTCGGCAGCTTCTCCTCAGAAATCATTGAAGCTGTTGGCTTGTGATATTGATGGAAAGTTTGAAACGGATCTGAAAAGCGCCGGAAAGTATATCCTTTCTTTACAGTCTATCGGAAAAGTACCGGCAAAAAAGAATTTTACACTTTCTGTCAAGAAGAAAGTCCTGGATTTAGGAATTCTCTATATGCATGATGACAGCAAACAGCTGGGAGAGGTCACCGTAACAGCCCAAAGGAAGCTGGTGAAGGTGGAGCTGGATAAATTAACCTACAGTCTGGACGATGATCCGGAAGCGCAGACCAGCAATACTTTGGATATGTTGCGTAAAGTTCCTATGATTACTGTCGATGGTAATGATGAGATTCAGCTGCAGGGATCAACCAACTTCAAGATTTATGTAAATGGAAAACCTTCCAACATGATGAATAACAACCCGGCCGATGTATTGAAGAGTATGCCCGCCAGTTCAATCAAGGATATTGAAGTGATTACTGATCCGGGCGCTAAATACGATGCGGAAGGTGTTGGAGGTATCATCAATATTATTACAACACGGAATGTATTGGAAGGTTATACGGCATCCATCAATGCCGATGCCAGTGTATTGGAACGTATGGGTGCAGGTGCTTATGTGTCGGCTAAATTCGGTAAGTTCGGTATAACCGGTAACTATAAATACAATCATGAAAATTCTCCTTGGACTGAGTCTTCTTCTGTTCGTGAAACGTATGCATCCGGGACAAATGCGGCGACTTTACTGAACCAGTACGGACGTAGTAAACGCCAGGGCCCTTTTCAGTTTGGATATGTGGAAGGAAGTTATGAGATCGATTCACTGAATTTGTTGAGTGTGGGACTTAATCTTTTCCGGGGTGATGCAACCAATAAAACAGAATACGATGTGACGATGACGGATGGCGCTGACCTTTCCAACTTCGTCTATGGATTTAACCGAAACAGTAGCTCAACTTCGGTTTTTGGTTCTACAGATGTCAATGTGGATTACCAGCATTCTACTCATAAAAAGGATGAGTTGCTGACATTCTCTTACCGTTTTAGTCATACACCCAATAACAACGAAAGCTATACGGATCTGGAAAACATTGAAGGAGTTTATCCGCAAGATGATTTATATCCGCGCTGGGATATCAACGATGCCGCATCGAAGGAACATACGGCACAGATTGATTATACAACTCCTTTGTGGAAAGGACATACGTTGGAAGTGGGAGCAAAATATATTTTCCGCCAAAGTGATAGTGAAACACTACAGCAATATTATAATGATTCTACTAAGGTTTGGGATGCCACTTACGACGCGAACAGCGACTTCCGTCATAACCAGCATATTTATTCAGCCTATTTAGGATATACGTTGAAAATTGATAAATTGGGTATCAAAGCTGGTGCCCGTGCAGAGGGAACTTCGTTGAATGCTCATTTTGCTTATGAACCCAGCATGGACTTCAGTACGAGTTATTTTAATGTAGTACCTAATTTGACGTTATCTTATCAGATCAATATGGCACAGCAAATCCGTGTAGGTTATAATATGCGTATTCGTCGTCCGAGTATCTGGAACTTGAATCCGTATGTAAATACAACCGACCCGGAAAACATCAGTTATGGTAACCCGAATCTGGATCCTGAAAAGAGCAACCGTTTACACATGAATTATAGCTTCTTTAATTCGAAGTTCAACTTCAATGCCAATTTGAGCTACCGTTTTGAGAATAATGCCATCGAACAGATTGTTAAGATGAATAATGGTATTTCGGAGACGACTTATGATAATATCGGTAAGAGTAAGCGAGTAGGGCTTTCTTTGTATGCCAGCTATACACCGATACCTTTATTGCGAATCATGTTCAACGGAGGTGCCGATTATTCAGATCTTTCCAGCTCGGAAATGGCTTTAGGAAATACCGGTTTCAGTGGTCGTATGTTCGCAGGTGTTCAGTTTAATTTCCCAAAAGATTGGAGGGTAGACTTGCGTGGCGGTTATTTTTCTCCGAGAATATCGTTACAGGGAACTCGTTCGCCGATGTACTTTACCGACTTTGCCGTCAACAAAAGCTTCCTGAAGAAGAAACTTACTGTTTCGCTGACATGCCGTAATCCGTTATGGAAAACCATCAAGATGGAAAGTACAACCGATGATCCGGCATTTAATATGACAACCGTAAATTATATGCGGGCACGCGATTTCCGTATCAGCATAACGTATCGGTTTGGTACATTAAAGGATGCCATCAAGAAAGTAAAGCGTGGCATCAGCAATGATGATGTAGATAGTAATAATGGTGGTGGTGAAGGCATGATGTAA
- a CDS encoding metallophosphoesterase, producing the protein MPWFFLILAALYIAGNGYIYFRSWEMLRTFPLLWKWVFSVCYWAGTFSFFYLFGHRELPEFNPVIHILYYIGTGWLIFTLYMVLFLLCTDLLRVFNIGFNYRFISCFVLTILLLTGGYIHYSHPKKEVINIDINKEVTGKKQIRVVAISDIHIGYGTTKERLQQYIRMIQAEKPDLILISGDLIDSNLKPVREQRMEQELNQLQAPLGVFMIPGNHEYISGIGKSRAFIRQQTSIQWLQDSVVTLPNGIQLIGRDDRHNPRRKSIAQLTDTLPAHAPSILLDHQPYHLEEAEQAKIDLQFSGHTHDGQIWPLNLITDHLFEVGYGYKQKGNTHIYVSSGLSLWGPPFRIGTRSEMVIFNINFQ; encoded by the coding sequence ATGCCTTGGTTCTTTTTAATTCTTGCAGCGCTATATATAGCAGGGAACGGTTATATATACTTTCGTAGCTGGGAAATGCTACGCACATTTCCCTTACTGTGGAAATGGGTTTTCTCTGTATGCTACTGGGCCGGAACCTTCTCTTTCTTTTATCTTTTCGGACACCGGGAATTGCCTGAATTCAATCCTGTCATACACATATTATATTATATCGGAACAGGCTGGCTGATCTTTACCCTGTATATGGTATTATTCCTTTTATGCACCGATTTACTCCGGGTTTTCAACATAGGTTTCAACTACCGGTTTATAAGCTGTTTTGTTCTGACTATCTTATTATTGACCGGTGGATATATTCATTATTCACATCCCAAAAAGGAAGTTATCAACATAGATATCAACAAGGAAGTAACCGGTAAAAAACAAATACGAGTAGTTGCCATCAGTGATATTCACATCGGATACGGGACAACCAAGGAACGGCTTCAGCAATATATCCGGATGATACAGGCAGAAAAGCCGGATTTAATCCTTATCTCCGGAGATTTAATCGACAGCAACCTAAAGCCTGTACGAGAGCAACGCATGGAACAGGAACTTAATCAGCTGCAGGCACCGTTGGGTGTCTTTATGATTCCGGGAAATCATGAATACATCAGCGGTATTGGGAAAAGCAGGGCTTTCATCCGCCAGCAGACGTCTATCCAATGGTTACAGGATTCGGTAGTTACTCTACCGAATGGAATTCAATTGATCGGACGGGACGACCGGCATAATCCACGAAGAAAATCAATCGCCCAGCTGACAGATACACTGCCAGCCCATGCTCCTTCTATCCTACTCGATCATCAACCCTACCATTTGGAAGAAGCAGAACAGGCCAAGATTGATTTGCAATTTAGCGGACATACGCACGACGGACAAATCTGGCCCTTGAATCTGATTACCGACCATCTGTTTGAAGTCGGCTACGGTTACAAGCAAAAGGGGAATACACACATTTATGTCTCCTCCGGACTTTCACTTTGGGGACCACCTTTCCGTATTGGAACTCGCAGTGAAATGGTTATCTTTAACATCAATTTCCAATAA